One Hyphomicrobium album genomic window carries:
- a CDS encoding FkbM family methyltransferase, with translation MMNTLPTFSSPLAIDQWGYYRPTFPAALCIAALRQRIARGAVKGPVRRLLARIGTEYDVEVDGLKLRCRVNDNYTEQMALERNGHTNRIAIDVITTDLKPGDVFVDVGANCGLFAVFAARKVGPAGRVIAIEPLPAMLARLRFNVAANGFSNVTVCPTAVGAQPGEATIHVSMKQYGHASLVGTEGEELMVPVTPLHAIIESTGLQRIDALKIDIEGFEDRALMPFIRSAPRQLWPARIFMEVDHAPRWQEDCLAGLLEAGYRERWRSGSDILLALPAAGR, from the coding sequence ATGATGAATACTTTGCCCACTTTTTCCTCGCCGCTCGCGATTGACCAATGGGGCTACTACCGGCCCACTTTCCCCGCGGCACTCTGCATCGCGGCATTGCGCCAGCGCATCGCGCGCGGAGCGGTCAAGGGACCGGTGCGCAGACTGCTTGCGCGCATCGGCACCGAGTACGACGTCGAGGTCGACGGCCTGAAGCTGCGCTGCCGGGTCAACGACAACTACACCGAGCAGATGGCATTGGAGCGCAACGGGCACACCAACCGCATCGCCATCGACGTCATCACCACCGACCTGAAGCCCGGCGACGTGTTCGTCGACGTCGGCGCCAACTGCGGTCTGTTCGCAGTCTTTGCCGCACGCAAGGTCGGACCAGCAGGACGCGTGATCGCCATCGAGCCGCTGCCGGCCATGCTGGCGCGCCTCCGCTTCAACGTTGCCGCCAACGGCTTCTCCAACGTGACCGTGTGCCCGACGGCCGTCGGCGCGCAACCGGGCGAGGCGACCATCCATGTCAGCATGAAACAGTACGGGCACGCGAGCCTGGTCGGAACGGAGGGCGAGGAGCTGATGGTGCCGGTGACACCGCTGCACGCGATCATCGAAAGCACCGGACTCCAGCGGATCGACGCCTTGAAGATCGACATCGAAGGATTCGAGGACCGGGCGCTCATGCCGTTCATTCGCTCCGCCCCGCGGCAGCTCTGGCCAGCCCGCATCTTCATGGAGGTCGACCACGCGCCCCGATGGCAGGAGGACTGCCTCGCCGGACTGCTTGAGGCCGGTTATAGGGAGCGCTGGCGCAGCGGCAGCGACATTCTCTTGGCGCTGCCGGCGGCTGGCCGATAG
- a CDS encoding DUF4166 domain-containing protein yields MHHAAPAAVPIAAPTVLAPIEDLRFRALVGERAWGELPDAVRRRFSKCLGPSEALVYQGLVTATRLSPAGRVLSFLARAIGSPLPLTDGATGPAVVIVTEDAGLGGQSWLRIYARPGRFPQAIHSAKRFSGPTGLEEYVGCGIGMALRVSVEEGALAFRSVGFFVQIARWRLSIPRLLHPGQMQIVHRDLGAGSFEFALSLTHRVFGRLVHQAAVFHDA; encoded by the coding sequence CTGCACCACGCAGCGCCGGCCGCCGTTCCCATCGCCGCTCCCACCGTGCTGGCGCCGATCGAGGACCTCCGGTTTCGCGCTCTCGTCGGCGAGCGGGCCTGGGGGGAGCTGCCTGACGCCGTCCGCCGGCGCTTCTCCAAATGCCTCGGGCCGAGCGAAGCGCTCGTCTACCAGGGCCTGGTGACGGCGACGCGCTTGTCGCCAGCCGGGCGCGTGCTTTCGTTCCTCGCTAGGGCCATCGGCTCGCCGCTGCCGCTGACGGACGGCGCGACCGGGCCGGCGGTGGTGATCGTCACCGAGGACGCGGGTCTCGGCGGCCAGAGCTGGCTCAGAATCTATGCCCGCCCAGGTCGCTTTCCACAGGCGATCCACTCGGCCAAGCGCTTCAGCGGGCCGACGGGCCTCGAGGAGTACGTCGGCTGCGGCATCGGCATGGCGTTGCGGGTCAGCGTCGAGGAGGGGGCGCTCGCCTTTCGGTCGGTCGGGTTTTTCGTGCAGATCGCCCGCTGGCGCCTTTCCATCCCGCGGCTGCTCCATCCCGGCCAAATGCAGATCGTGCACCGCGACCTCGGCGCCGGCAGTTTCGAGTTCGCGCTCAGTCTGACGCATCGGGTGTTCGGCCGGCTCGTGCACCAAGCTGCGGTGTTCCACGATGCGTGA
- a CDS encoding SRPBCC family protein: MQPDPTQDEIKPKDTGYKIGPGQWKLFSAVLVIGCAGLIYGYLRRKGLDESAALYLGLPLLLALGLSLTPPDKSATGATMKGMAIALLLAAPVFQEGYICILFASPLFFAVGLIIAAAIDWGRKRRAKKGNLQSAIIATAIALMAMEGVTPETSFPREHEVVVSKIVSAPVEAVRAALAQPPVLGEDKPFFLRIFPYPVDLQGDGLGVGDTRSATFVAYKHIFWNRIEGTAVFKVVEANERKIAFELASDTSYVAHYLGWKRSEVELTPTTNGDTLVTWRLSFHRKYDPYWYFGTLQKYAVGLVAEELIDHAATPRT; encoded by the coding sequence ATGCAGCCAGACCCGACACAAGACGAAATCAAACCCAAGGACACCGGCTACAAGATCGGCCCCGGGCAGTGGAAGCTGTTCTCCGCGGTGCTGGTGATCGGCTGCGCCGGTCTCATCTACGGATATCTGCGGCGCAAGGGGTTGGACGAGTCGGCAGCGCTCTACCTGGGGCTGCCGCTGCTGCTGGCCCTCGGCCTGTCGCTGACGCCGCCAGACAAATCGGCGACCGGCGCGACCATGAAGGGCATGGCGATTGCGCTGCTCCTCGCCGCGCCCGTCTTCCAGGAAGGCTATATCTGCATCCTGTTCGCCTCGCCGCTGTTCTTTGCCGTCGGCCTGATCATCGCCGCGGCAATTGATTGGGGGCGCAAGCGCCGCGCCAAGAAGGGCAATCTGCAAAGTGCCATCATAGCGACTGCCATCGCGCTGATGGCCATGGAGGGCGTCACGCCCGAGACGTCTTTCCCGCGCGAGCACGAGGTCGTCGTCAGCAAAATCGTTTCGGCGCCCGTGGAGGCCGTGCGGGCGGCGCTGGCCCAGCCGCCGGTCCTGGGTGAGGACAAGCCGTTCTTCCTGCGCATCTTCCCCTATCCCGTCGACTTGCAGGGTGACGGCCTTGGCGTGGGCGATACGCGGAGCGCGACGTTCGTCGCCTACAAGCACATCTTCTGGAATCGCATCGAAGGCACGGCCGTCTTCAAGGTCGTCGAGGCGAACGAACGCAAGATCGCGTTCGAGCTTGCGAGCGACACGTCTTACGTCGCGCATTACCTCGGCTGGAAGCGCTCGGAGGTGGAGCTGACGCCGACGACCAATGGCGACACGCTCGTCACCTGGCGCCTGTCGTTTCACCGCAAGTACGATCCCTACTGGTACTTCGGCACACTGCAGAAGTACGCGGTTGGCCTCGTCGCCGAGGAGCTGATCGACCATGCCGCCACTCCTCGAACTTAG
- a CDS encoding methyltransferase family protein — translation MPPLLELSVGEQRAAVLLVPFLIAGAAILVAQPGKRALAGVFIASLWNLTTLVLANLVALHMGWWTFNATGGLLLGVPFDVLLGWAVWWGAALFLLFGGRYVLLALLTALWIDVVAMPRLTPLVQLGNDWLWGEALVLAACFLPGWLIASFTARDVHVGCRATAQAVITGILMFVMLPAVILEHSGRSVWEAMLWPAWQLSLVFNALLIPVVLGLAGSQEFAERGRGTPIPFDPPKRLVVTGPYAYVANPMQISVVGSLLMLGMAFQSWLLAAAAGVAVVYALGIVRWHHAIDLQPRFGAAWRTYRSHVRNWLPRWRPWIGKPSTVYFAGYCEICRDTQHWIERLRPVGLDIKDASEHPEALARVTYRYPDGSEVHGVYAIASCLDHVNLACAFLGWFMRLPGVCQLLQVLIDGTGKRAAPSRPSAGTAEPKA, via the coding sequence ATGCCGCCACTCCTCGAACTTAGCGTCGGCGAGCAGCGGGCAGCGGTGCTGCTCGTGCCGTTCCTGATCGCCGGTGCCGCCATCCTCGTGGCGCAGCCCGGCAAGCGCGCGCTCGCGGGCGTATTCATTGCCAGCCTCTGGAACTTGACCACGCTCGTGCTGGCGAACCTCGTGGCGCTACACATGGGCTGGTGGACGTTCAACGCCACCGGCGGCCTGCTGCTGGGGGTGCCGTTCGACGTGCTGCTCGGCTGGGCGGTGTGGTGGGGCGCGGCACTGTTCCTGCTCTTCGGCGGCCGGTACGTGCTGCTGGCACTGCTCACCGCGCTATGGATCGACGTCGTCGCCATGCCGCGCCTGACGCCGCTGGTTCAACTCGGCAACGATTGGCTGTGGGGCGAAGCGCTGGTGCTCGCGGCGTGCTTCCTGCCGGGATGGCTGATCGCGAGCTTTACGGCGCGCGATGTGCACGTCGGCTGCCGGGCCACGGCGCAGGCAGTCATCACCGGCATCTTGATGTTCGTCATGCTGCCGGCGGTGATCCTCGAACATTCCGGCCGCAGCGTGTGGGAGGCGATGCTGTGGCCGGCGTGGCAGCTGTCACTCGTCTTCAACGCGCTGCTGATCCCCGTGGTTCTCGGCCTCGCGGGCAGCCAGGAATTCGCCGAGCGCGGGCGCGGCACGCCTATCCCCTTCGATCCGCCCAAGCGCCTCGTCGTCACCGGGCCGTATGCCTACGTCGCCAACCCGATGCAGATCTCGGTCGTGGGGAGTCTGCTGATGCTGGGGATGGCTTTTCAAAGCTGGCTATTGGCAGCGGCTGCCGGCGTCGCGGTGGTCTACGCGCTCGGTATCGTGCGTTGGCATCATGCGATCGACCTGCAGCCGCGCTTCGGCGCGGCGTGGCGCACCTACCGCAGCCATGTGCGCAACTGGTTGCCGCGCTGGCGGCCCTGGATCGGCAAGCCGTCGACAGTGTACTTCGCGGGCTATTGCGAGATATGCCGCGATACGCAGCACTGGATCGAGCGGCTTCGCCCCGTCGGGCTCGACATCAAGGATGCGTCCGAGCATCCGGAAGCGCTCGCGCGCGTGACCTATCGCTATCCCGACGGCAGCGAGGTGCACGGCGTCTACGCGATCGCGTCGTGCCTCGACCACGTGAACCTGGCGTGCGCCTTCCTCGGCTGGTTCATGCGCCTGCCGGGGGTGTGCCAGCTCCTACAGGTTCTGATCGACGGCACGGGGAAACGCGCCGCGCCGTCGCGGCCTTCTGCGGGCACAGCTGAACCTAAAGCTTGA
- a CDS encoding aminotransferase class I/II-fold pyridoxal phosphate-dependent enzyme → MSIMPQTLNKLRAKLDRDLVAAPFSSLPEYKSITYHQGLGKMLGIANPFFRSTEGPQGRHTLIDGKPVLNFAWCDYLGLSKHPDLINASKAAIDAYGTSVSASRMVSGDTPLHRELEQEIADTIGVEGALVFVSGHAANVSTIGTIMTADDLIIHDEFVHNSAVVGMRLSGAKTMTFRHNKLDLLEQVLREERAKYKNCLVVIEGLYSTEGDIPDLARVVELKERYGAWLMVDDAHGCGVLGNTGAGLAEHTGVPGNKVDIWMGTLSKAYASCGGYIAGNRELIDALRYSAPGFVFSVGLPPSMTAAALAALRVVKREPHRVARLHANGQLFLREAKARGLNTGRSIGIGMLPVMVGATTRAAKAVSKVLERGINTSLIMSPGVPVNAARLRFFLTCEFTPEEIKHALDVTKEVLGA, encoded by the coding sequence ATGAGCATCATGCCCCAGACGCTGAACAAGCTGCGCGCGAAGCTGGACCGCGACCTCGTCGCGGCCCCCTTCTCGTCGCTCCCTGAATACAAGTCGATTACCTACCACCAGGGGCTCGGCAAGATGCTTGGCATCGCGAACCCGTTCTTCCGCTCGACCGAGGGCCCGCAGGGCCGGCATACGCTGATCGACGGCAAGCCGGTTCTGAACTTTGCCTGGTGCGACTACCTCGGCCTCAGCAAGCATCCTGACCTGATCAATGCCTCGAAGGCCGCCATCGACGCCTACGGCACGTCCGTTTCGGCGAGCCGCATGGTGTCGGGCGACACGCCTCTCCACCGCGAGCTGGAGCAGGAAATCGCCGACACGATCGGCGTCGAAGGCGCGCTGGTGTTCGTCTCCGGACATGCCGCCAACGTGTCGACGATCGGCACGATCATGACCGCCGACGACCTCATCATCCACGACGAGTTCGTGCACAACAGCGCCGTGGTCGGCATGCGCCTGTCGGGCGCCAAGACCATGACCTTCAGGCACAACAAGCTCGACCTCTTGGAGCAGGTGCTGCGCGAGGAGCGCGCCAAGTACAAGAACTGCCTCGTCGTCATCGAAGGCCTCTACTCGACCGAGGGCGACATCCCCGATCTCGCCCGCGTGGTCGAGCTGAAGGAGCGCTACGGCGCCTGGCTGATGGTCGACGACGCGCACGGTTGCGGCGTCCTCGGCAACACCGGCGCCGGCCTCGCCGAGCACACCGGCGTTCCCGGCAACAAGGTCGACATTTGGATGGGCACGCTGAGCAAGGCTTACGCCTCGTGCGGCGGCTACATCGCCGGCAACCGCGAGCTGATCGATGCGCTGCGCTACTCGGCGCCGGGCTTCGTGTTCTCGGTCGGCCTGCCGCCGAGCATGACGGCCGCCGCCCTCGCCGCGCTCCGCGTCGTCAAGCGCGAGCCGCATCGCGTCGCCCGCCTGCACGCCAACGGTCAGTTGTTCCTGCGCGAAGCCAAGGCACGCGGCTTGAACACCGGCCGCTCCATCGGCATCGGCATGCTGCCGGTGATGGTGGGCGCCACCACGCGCGCCGCCAAGGCCGTGTCGAAAGTTCTGGAGCGCGGCATCAATACCTCGCTCATCATGTCGCCGGGTGTTCCGGTGAACGCCGCGCGCCTGCGCTTCTTCCTCACCTGCGAGTTCACGCCCGAGGAGATCAAGCATGCGCTCGACGTGACCAAGGAGGTGCTGGGCGCGTAA
- a CDS encoding transglutaminase-like domain-containing protein — protein sequence MLINYGCEIGITVPRATPLISLLDVHPERRKDINTEAPFATAPPTQAMMYFDSFGNQCRRLMAPAGDITLRLDGTIIDSGRPDDIAPDAREVQVDLLPHYLLTFLLGSRYCETDRLSQVAWDMFGGVKPGWTRVQAICDYVHDHLTFGYPHASATRTALDAFAEKKGVCRDFAHLMITFCRCLNIPARYVNGYLGDIGVPADPAPMDFSAWTEVYLDNRWYTFDARHNKRRVGRIVVARGRDATDVPLINTFGPHTLKTFKVWADEVVPDVRKASA from the coding sequence ATGCTCATCAACTACGGTTGCGAGATCGGCATCACGGTCCCCCGGGCCACTCCGCTGATCTCTTTGCTCGACGTGCACCCCGAGCGCCGCAAGGACATCAACACCGAAGCCCCGTTCGCCACCGCGCCTCCAACGCAGGCGATGATGTACTTCGACAGCTTCGGCAATCAGTGCCGCCGGCTGATGGCGCCGGCCGGCGACATCACGCTGCGCCTCGACGGCACGATCATCGACAGCGGCAGGCCGGACGATATCGCGCCCGATGCGCGCGAGGTGCAGGTCGACCTCCTGCCGCACTACCTGCTCACCTTCCTGCTCGGCAGCCGCTACTGCGAGACCGACCGGTTGAGCCAAGTGGCGTGGGATATGTTCGGCGGCGTCAAGCCTGGCTGGACGCGGGTGCAGGCAATCTGCGACTACGTGCACGATCATCTGACGTTCGGCTATCCGCACGCTAGCGCTACGCGCACCGCGCTAGACGCCTTTGCGGAGAAGAAGGGTGTCTGCCGCGACTTCGCCCACCTGATGATCACCTTCTGCCGCTGCCTCAACATCCCGGCGCGCTACGTCAACGGCTACCTCGGCGACATCGGGGTTCCAGCCGATCCGGCACCGATGGACTTCAGCGCCTGGACGGAGGTGTACCTCGATAACCGCTGGTACACGTTCGACGCGCGCCATAACAAGCGGCGCGTCGGCCGGATCGTCGTGGCGCGCGGCCGCGATGCCACCGACGTGCCGCTGATCAACACGTTCGGCCCGCACACCTTGAAGACCTTCAAAGTATGGGCTGACGAGGTGGTCCCCGACGTGCGCAAGGCGAGCGCCTGA
- a CDS encoding GbsR/MarR family transcriptional regulator has product MTEISVHTDLLPGAVERFVVHWGEMGTTWGVNRSVAQIHALLYLSEVPLTAEDIAERLGMARSNVSTSLRELLGWSLIRRVHVMSDRRDYYEAEADMFEMVRRIALVRKAREIDPALAVLRSCATEAKGDAGVSPAVRKRLSAMLEFTETVDRSFGEIMRLPAPTLMALIRMGGTIARFVGRKSSKKPPR; this is encoded by the coding sequence ATGACAGAAATTAGCGTACATACCGACCTGTTGCCCGGCGCCGTCGAGCGCTTCGTCGTCCATTGGGGCGAGATGGGCACCACCTGGGGCGTGAACCGCTCGGTGGCGCAGATCCATGCGCTTCTCTATCTGAGCGAGGTTCCGCTGACGGCCGAGGACATCGCCGAGCGCCTCGGTATGGCACGCTCCAACGTGTCGACCAGCCTGCGCGAGCTCCTGGGCTGGAGCCTCATCCGCCGCGTGCACGTCATGAGCGACCGGCGCGACTACTACGAAGCCGAAGCCGACATGTTCGAGATGGTTCGGCGCATCGCCCTGGTTCGCAAGGCGCGGGAGATCGATCCGGCGCTCGCCGTGCTGCGCAGCTGTGCCACCGAGGCCAAGGGCGACGCGGGCGTTTCGCCGGCCGTGCGCAAGCGGCTCTCCGCAATGCTCGAGTTTACCGAGACGGTCGACCGCAGCTTCGGCGAGATCATGCGGCTGCCGGCGCCGACGCTGATGGCGCTCATCCGCATGGGCGGCACGATCGCTCGCTTCGTCGGCCGCAAGAGTAGCAAGAAGCCGCCACGCTGA
- a CDS encoding fumarylacetoacetate hydrolase family protein — MKLVRFGQPGAEKPGLVDKQGAIRDLSVHISDFTGANLSPASLDRLRAIEPESLPLAPAGVRLGAPVAGTRNFVAIGLNYADHAKETGQEIPAEPILFNKAPTCICGPNDDIMYPKNSDRMDWEVEIAFVVGTRSRYVEEKDALAHIAGYCLCNDVSERRFQVKRAGQWVKGKSAETFGPLGPFLVTPDEIPDVQNLAMALDVNGDRKQTGSTSTMIFSIPFLLAYVTQFMVLEPGDVVTTGTPPGVGSAKTPPEYLKAGDELVLRVEGLGEQRAKVVPFKL, encoded by the coding sequence ATGAAGCTTGTGCGTTTTGGCCAGCCCGGCGCGGAAAAGCCGGGGCTTGTCGATAAGCAAGGCGCTATCCGCGACCTCTCCGTTCACATTTCCGATTTCACCGGCGCCAACCTGTCGCCTGCCTCGCTCGACCGCCTGCGTGCCATCGAGCCGGAGTCGCTGCCGCTCGCGCCCGCGGGCGTGCGCCTGGGTGCGCCCGTCGCCGGCACGCGCAACTTCGTCGCCATCGGCCTCAACTACGCCGACCACGCCAAGGAGACGGGGCAGGAGATTCCGGCGGAGCCGATCCTCTTCAACAAGGCGCCGACCTGCATCTGCGGGCCCAACGACGACATCATGTACCCGAAGAACTCGGACCGCATGGATTGGGAGGTCGAGATCGCCTTCGTCGTCGGCACGCGCTCCCGCTATGTCGAGGAAAAGGATGCGCTGGCGCACATCGCCGGCTACTGCCTGTGCAACGACGTCTCCGAGCGCCGCTTCCAGGTGAAGCGCGCCGGCCAGTGGGTGAAGGGCAAGTCGGCCGAGACGTTCGGTCCGCTGGGGCCGTTCCTGGTGACGCCGGACGAGATCCCCGACGTGCAGAACCTCGCCATGGCGCTCGACGTCAACGGCGATCGCAAGCAGACGGGCTCGACGTCGACGATGATCTTCTCGATCCCGTTCCTGCTCGCCTACGTCACCCAGTTCATGGTGCTGGAGCCGGGCGACGTGGTGACGACCGGTACGCCGCCGGGCGTCGGCTCGGCGAAGACGCCGCCTGAGTACCTGAAGGCCGGTGACGAGCTCGTCCTGCGCGTCGAGGGTCTCGGGGAGCAGCGCGCCAAGGTCGTCCCCTTCAAGCTTTAG
- the creD gene encoding cell envelope integrity protein CreD: MESLTAAIARLLNSPGFKFLLICGLILILTIPLLLVWGLISEREQRAEGVRQTVAQEWGASQYIDGPLLIVPYTVKRVTGEGDKRVEEVVERRAVFLPKSLKVSGKATTKVLHRSIYDVAVYTGLLDFSGSFAAPDIAEVVADAQSVRWRDAVLAVAISDVSGLKEAASVTIDGGQALAFEPSIGVPAMRGGGIHVRLAPAATLFATQGVTDAAPTGINGFDFKFALALNGSSELTFAPVAQETTVALSSDWSDPSFTGAFLPNDRTVEPTSFSAKWQIPHLARSVPQSWSLADQDLERMSPYAFGVRFIVPVDFYQIVSRAAKYAMMFLATAFMAVFVLETRSARQVHPVQYLFVGLSMIFFYVLLLSFAEQIGCLSAYLIAAVATGGLLSLYVARVQQSLNKGLIMAGVLFLLYGLLYLILQLEDYALLAGAIAGFVMLAVVMFATLNVDWSGQKRPAS, from the coding sequence GTGGAAAGCCTGACCGCCGCCATTGCGCGGCTGCTGAACAGCCCCGGGTTCAAATTCCTCCTCATCTGCGGCCTGATACTGATCCTGACCATTCCGCTCTTGCTCGTGTGGGGTTTGATCAGCGAGCGCGAGCAGCGCGCCGAAGGCGTGCGCCAGACGGTGGCGCAGGAGTGGGGCGCCAGCCAGTACATCGATGGTCCGCTGCTGATCGTGCCTTACACCGTGAAGCGCGTGACCGGCGAGGGTGACAAGCGCGTCGAGGAGGTGGTCGAGCGGCGTGCCGTATTTCTCCCGAAGTCGCTCAAGGTGAGCGGCAAGGCGACGACCAAGGTCCTGCACCGCTCCATCTACGACGTCGCCGTCTACACCGGGCTACTCGATTTTTCCGGCAGCTTCGCCGCTCCCGACATCGCCGAGGTGGTCGCCGACGCACAGTCGGTGCGCTGGCGCGATGCCGTGCTGGCGGTGGCAATCAGCGACGTGTCGGGCCTGAAGGAAGCCGCATCGGTGACAATCGACGGCGGCCAGGCATTGGCGTTCGAGCCGAGCATCGGCGTGCCGGCCATGCGCGGCGGCGGCATTCACGTGCGCCTCGCGCCCGCTGCGACGCTGTTCGCCACGCAAGGCGTCACCGACGCGGCGCCGACCGGCATCAACGGCTTCGATTTCAAGTTCGCGCTGGCGCTCAACGGCTCGTCCGAGCTGACCTTCGCGCCGGTTGCGCAGGAGACGACCGTCGCGCTCTCGTCCGATTGGAGCGACCCGAGCTTCACCGGCGCCTTCCTGCCGAACGACCGCACGGTCGAGCCGACATCGTTCTCCGCGAAGTGGCAGATCCCGCACCTGGCACGCAGCGTGCCGCAATCCTGGTCGCTCGCCGATCAAGACCTGGAGCGCATGTCCCCCTATGCCTTCGGCGTGCGCTTCATCGTGCCGGTGGATTTCTATCAGATCGTCAGTCGCGCCGCGAAATACGCGATGATGTTCCTTGCCACTGCGTTCATGGCCGTGTTCGTGCTGGAGACCCGCTCGGCCCGGCAGGTGCACCCGGTGCAGTACCTGTTCGTCGGCTTGTCGATGATCTTCTTCTACGTGCTGCTGTTGTCGTTCGCCGAGCAGATCGGTTGTCTTAGCGCCTACCTCATCGCCGCGGTCGCCACGGGCGGGCTCCTGTCGCTCTACGTCGCGCGGGTGCAGCAGAGCCTCAACAAGGGGCTCATCATGGCGGGCGTGCTGTTCCTGCTGTACGGGCTCTTGTACCTGATCCTGCAGCTGGAGGACTACGCCTTGCTCGCCGGTGCCATCGCCGGGTTCGTGATGCTGGCGGTCGTGATGTTCGCGACGCTCAACGTCGATTGGTCGGGGCAAAAGCGCCCCGCTAGCTGA
- a CDS encoding vWA domain-containing protein yields MSMIRYAAFAIALAAPFSLHVPAHAAGLKLEADLGQSVLSTAKPGNVYLRLNLKSLAASNRERRPPINAAIVIDRSGSMQGDRIEAAKEGARVALKRLSSDDTVALISYNHDVEVLSPAAPLRASREKLIEAIDKLEANGTTGLYAGVKEGGKQIEEFVSGNNVNRVILLSDGLANVGPSTPGELAELGRKLASKGISVSTIGLGLEYNEDLMQRLAAASDGNHVFVERPSDLAEIFDREFGDALSVSARDITIIIECRAGFTPKRILGRDGSIDGGKVTLKLNQLQAQNERYVVVELQAPEGRSEGAADVADISVTYVDLDDGGKAARAEAKPSVRFSANAKDIEDGLNKPVMSQVTRQIATENSEQAVELRDKGDIAGARKVLEKNADYIKRSRDLYTAGAAPAPSASVGALTDLENKSREAASSLDGDAWDRTRKLMRQDQHRAKVQQAY; encoded by the coding sequence ATGTCGATGATCCGCTACGCGGCGTTCGCTATTGCCCTTGCCGCACCGTTCTCGCTGCACGTCCCTGCCCACGCCGCCGGGCTGAAGCTCGAAGCCGATCTCGGCCAGAGCGTGCTGTCGACGGCCAAGCCGGGGAACGTCTACCTGCGCCTCAACCTGAAGAGCCTCGCCGCCTCCAACCGCGAGCGCCGCCCGCCTATCAACGCGGCGATCGTCATCGACCGCTCCGGCTCCATGCAGGGTGACCGCATCGAAGCCGCCAAGGAAGGCGCCCGCGTCGCGCTGAAGCGCCTGTCGTCGGACGATACGGTCGCGCTCATCTCCTACAATCACGATGTCGAGGTGCTCAGCCCAGCCGCGCCGCTGCGCGCCTCGCGCGAGAAACTCATCGAGGCGATCGACAAGCTGGAAGCCAACGGCACCACCGGCCTCTATGCCGGCGTCAAGGAGGGCGGCAAGCAGATCGAGGAGTTCGTCTCCGGCAACAACGTCAACCGCGTCATCCTCCTGTCGGACGGCCTCGCCAACGTCGGCCCGTCGACGCCGGGCGAGCTGGCCGAGCTCGGCCGCAAGCTCGCATCGAAGGGCATCTCCGTGTCGACCATCGGCCTCGGGCTGGAATACAACGAGGACCTGATGCAGCGCCTGGCCGCCGCCTCCGACGGCAACCACGTGTTCGTCGAGCGGCCCAGCGATCTCGCCGAGATCTTCGACCGCGAGTTCGGCGACGCGCTGTCCGTCTCGGCGCGCGACATCACCATCATCATCGAGTGCAGGGCCGGCTTTACGCCGAAGCGCATCCTCGGCCGCGACGGCAGCATCGACGGCGGCAAGGTCACGCTGAAGCTCAACCAGTTGCAGGCCCAGAACGAGCGCTATGTCGTCGTCGAGCTGCAGGCGCCGGAAGGGCGCAGCGAAGGTGCCGCCGACGTGGCCGACATCTCCGTCACCTATGTCGACCTCGACGACGGCGGCAAGGCTGCCCGCGCCGAGGCCAAGCCGAGCGTGCGCTTCTCCGCCAACGCCAAGGACATCGAGGACGGCCTCAACAAGCCGGTGATGAGCCAGGTGACCCGGCAGATCGCCACCGAGAACAGCGAGCAGGCGGTGGAGTTGCGCGACAAGGGCGACATCGCCGGCGCGCGCAAGGTGCTCGAGAAGAACGCCGACTACATCAAGCGCTCGCGCGACCTCTACACGGCCGGCGCCGCCCCGGCCCCCAGCGCTTCCGTCGGCGCGCTCACCGATCTCGAGAACAAGAGCCGCGAGGCGGCGAGCAGCCTCGACGGCGATGCCTGGGACCGCACCCGCAAGCTGATGCGCCAGGACCAGCATAGGGCCAAGGTCCAGCAGGCTTACTGA